TCAGAGCCCGTGCCACATCAACACATGACCACCGAAGCCAACAATAGATAAGATCAGTAGagtaaataaaagaaatcaCATCTCAACGTTATACTGTTACCATTTTACATTTAGTATCATCTATAATACTGATTCGAAATCTTACCAACATCGCAATATTTTATGgtttggctcaacaaaaactctccaacattgctacattgtatcgtctggttcaacgaaaatcttaccaacagtgctacattttatcgaaAATCTGTGTTctttacatttttacaaattatcaaaacagGGAGTTGTTTCACTTTACtttaatattttatcttttcagTCACTTCTGAATATGAAGAACAACACTTTCCTATTAGCCTGCCTGGTGGTCACGTTTGTTGCACAGTTTGCCGTAGGTGGCGTCATTCGTGATTCAAAGCTACTATCACGTGATCGCCGTGCGGCCTCTGATGATCAGACAGGATGGGAGAGGGAGCTAAGTTCATGGCTTGGACTTGGAGAAGAGAATCCAAAGGAATCAGGAAATCAGGAAAACGAAAAAGCCGATGAGTGGTGGAACAGCTGGCTTGGGGTACCTGATAAAACTGATGAGAAAGGGGAACCCAATATCAAAGACCCCACAAGTTGGTTTGAAGATTTGTATGGCCTAGATAAGGATGGTGATGTCAAACCGACAGAAGCTGTACAAAAGGTGACCCCGAATGATGACGTCACTGGAATGGGACGTAACAACCCAACAGACAAACCTGAAAGTCAGACAGAGAAACCAGAAAGTCAGACAGAGAAACCAGAAAGTCAAACTAGTTGGTGGGACTGGCTCGGTATAAGCAAACCAACTGCAAAACCAGACAAACCGTCCAGTGGTGGTAGTCAAAGTAACCCATGGGGTAGTGGTAGTCAGGGTAACCCATGGGGTAGTGGTAGTCAAGGTAATCCATGGGGCACTGGTAGCCAAGGTAATCCATGGGGCAGTGGTAGTCAAAGTAACCCATGGGGCAGTGGTAGTCAAAGTAACCCATGGGGCACTGGTAGTCAAAGTAACCCATGGGGCAGTGGTAGTCAAGGTAACCCATGGGGCAGTGGTAGTCAAAGTAACCCATGGGGCAGTGGTAGTCAAAGTAACCCATGGGGCAGTGGTAGTCAAGGTAACCCATGGGGTAGTGGTAGTCAAGGTAACCCATGGAGCGGAAGTGGTAGTCAAGGCAACCCATCTGGCAGCCAGAATGGACAGAGCAAACCTAAATCTGACCAAAACCCTGATGCAAGTGAAGAACGACCGTCCAGTGGCCCAGCTACAGCCGGTGATAGCCAAGGTAATAGAGAAACACCAGGAGGTAGCCGTGGTAATCCATGGAGTGGTTATGGTAGTCAAGGTAATCCATGGGGTTCTGGCAACTCTTGGGGCCAACAGGGTGGCCCATGGTCAGGTAGACCTCACCAAGGCAACCCACAGAATCCTTGGGCAACTGGATATGATCAAATGAATCCTTGGCAAGGTGGTAGAGATCAAGCTGGAGGAAGAAATTGGTGGACAGCTGGTCAAGGTCAGGGGTATGCAGGAACTTCTGGGTATAGACAAAACCCATGGGCTTATGGAGGTAATTACGGAGGGGCTCCATCAGCAGGTCGCGATACTACAGGAGGTGGTACAGGTTCCTGGTGGGGATATGGCAATCCTGGTGGATACAATTGGCACACAGGTCTTGGGCTTGGGAAACCCGACACAACTGGTACTAGAAACTGGTGGAATGCAGGGAACACAGATGGTGACAGTAGATCAGATAGAGGAGATGGGAATTGGTGGGGATGGGGTGGAAATAGTGATAAAGAcagtgatgaagatgatgatgatgatgatgatgatggtggacTGTTTGACTATATATTTGGCGAGGAAGACAAGTCTGAAGAGAAGGATGATGACACACTGGGAGACAACTGGCATGATACTAAAGAAGACAACTTCTGGGACACTCCTCAAGACAATTGGTGGGAAACAGAGAATGATAATTTCTGGGATACAGCAGCTGATAATTGGTGGGACTAGAATTGTTATATGACAACTTCACTAAATCTACAGTACAAATTTCGAGGCAACAAATAGAACAGAGGCCAGACTGTGCAATGGGCAAATATTTGTTTTCGAGATAGGGAGTATTAGTAAGGAGTAGACCCCTTAAGTTAGACCTGATTTGTATTATTCAACACATGCACAATGGACCCCAgttctacaccccccccccccccaattatttcaaatttagggTCACTATAAGCTATGGTCAAGGTGTATGTATCAATTTTCTACTACATGGGAGGGTgctttttaaaacatttttttaaaaagt
This portion of the Glandiceps talaboti chromosome 19, keGlaTala1.1, whole genome shotgun sequence genome encodes:
- the LOC144449969 gene encoding uncharacterized protein LOC144449969, whose product is MKNNTFLLACLVVTFVAQFAVGGVIRDSKLLSRDRRAASDDQTGWERELSSWLGLGEENPKESGNQENEKADEWWNSWLGVPDKTDEKGEPNIKDPTSWFEDLYGLDKDGDVKPTEAVQKVTPNDDVTGMGRNNPTDKPESQTEKPESQTEKPESQTSWWDWLGISKPTAKPDKPSSGGSQSNPWGSGSQGNPWGSGSQGNPWGTGSQGNPWGSGSQSNPWGSGSQSNPWGTGSQSNPWGSGSQGNPWGSGSQSNPWGSGSQSNPWGSGSQGNPWGSGSQGNPWSGSGSQGNPSGSQNGQSKPKSDQNPDASEERPSSGPATAGDSQGNRETPGGSRGNPWSGYGSQGNPWGSGNSWGQQGGPWSGRPHQGNPQNPWATGYDQMNPWQGGRDQAGGRNWWTAGQGQGYAGTSGYRQNPWAYGGNYGGAPSAGRDTTGGGTGSWWGYGNPGGYNWHTGLGLGKPDTTGTRNWWNAGNTDGDSRSDRGDGNWWGWGGNSDKDSDEDDDDDDDDGGLFDYIFGEEDKSEEKDDDTLGDNWHDTKEDNFWDTPQDNWWETENDNFWDTAADNWWD